The following are encoded together in the Bacillota bacterium genome:
- a CDS encoding response regulator transcription factor, whose protein sequence is MKPIRVLIVDDHALVRQGLRKVLELEPGIRVVGEVGDGEAAIAQARRLQPDIVLMDLNMPGTNGVEATRVIKKELPRTKVIALTVDEDDQIFEAIRAGVAAYILKDVEADELIKAIVNVHEGKSVVHPKVTAKLMGEFNRLSAVAADETAVNRLTEREREVLVCLARGASNLDIARMLFISEKTVKNHITSILRKLNVKDRTQAAIYAIKYKLVDL, encoded by the coding sequence GTGAAACCGATTCGGGTATTGATTGTTGATGACCATGCCCTGGTCAGACAGGGCTTGCGCAAGGTACTGGAACTGGAACCGGGGATCAGGGTGGTCGGTGAGGTGGGCGATGGTGAGGCGGCGATCGCGCAGGCGCGGCGGTTGCAGCCGGATATTGTGCTGATGGATTTGAATATGCCAGGGACCAACGGGGTGGAGGCGACCCGGGTCATTAAGAAGGAATTACCGCGCACGAAAGTGATCGCGTTGACGGTTGACGAAGATGACCAGATCTTCGAAGCCATCCGGGCCGGCGTGGCCGCCTACATTTTGAAGGATGTTGAGGCTGATGAGTTGATCAAGGCCATCGTCAATGTGCATGAGGGGAAGTCAGTGGTTCACCCGAAGGTGACGGCGAAATTGATGGGGGAATTCAACCGGCTGTCGGCGGTGGCGGCCGATGAAACCGCGGTGAACCGCCTGACGGAGCGAGAGCGGGAGGTCCTGGTCTGCCTGGCGCGGGGCGCTTCTAATTTGGATATCGCCCGGATGCTGTTTATCAGTGAGAAAACGGTCAAGAACCACATTACCAGTATTTTGCGGAAGTTAAATGTGAAGGATCGCACCCAGGCGGCGATCTACGCCATCAAATATAAGCTGGTGGATCTGTAG